A segment of the Aureliella helgolandensis genome:
CGGATCGGCCTTCGTCGTTTCCCGATCTGCTCATGTCCGGCGTGTCTCAAGTGAACTCCATGCAGCACGACGCCGACTCGCAGGTTCACGAAATGCTGACCGGCGGCGACGTTTCTCAGGTCGAAGTGCTCACCGCTGTTCAAAAGGCCGACATGGCGTTTCGAATGCTAGTCCAAGTGCGCAACAAGCTGATGTCAGCCTACGAAGAAATCCAAGCGATTCGTATTTGAGCAGAGAACTCCCAGCGGAGAATAATCCATGAACGCACTATCTCAAATCGGCAAGCAAATCACTGACCTGTTGGCTTCCATGACGCCTTCAGCCCGAATTATGGCGGGGTTGATGGTGGGCGTCATCGTTGTCAGCTTGGGCTGGATCTTCAACGCATCCAATACCACCCAGTATGAACCGCTCCTGGGAGGCAGTTTTTCCAATGAGCAATTGGACCGCATGGAATATGCCTTTGGCGAAGCCCAACTGCGAGGATACACCCGCCTGGGACGGCAAATTAAGATTCCCTCGGGCGAGAAAGACCTGTACTTGAAAGCTTTGGCGGAAAGCAATGCTACTCCCGCGACCTGGGGGAGTGAGATGGAGAAGGCTCTCAATGCCAGCAGCATCTTTGAGTCGGCCGAAAAACTCGCGGGACGCAAGCAGAACGCGAAAGAGCGAGAATTGGCAGGGGTTCTACAGCAGATCCGAGGCATTGAGTTCGCTGCGGTGTTTACCGACGAGATGCGAACGGGTTTTACACGCAACACCGACCGCGTGTGCAGCGTCTACGTGCGGGGGCCATTCGATGAAAAGATCTCGCCGTCCACGCTGCGAACGGTTTCCAAGATGGTATCTCGCAGTTTTGCTGGACTTCCCGAGGAAAAGATTGGCGTCATTGACCTGGGATCGACCAATTTCTACCAAGCCAGTGACGATCCGAACAGCTTGGGTGAGAACCCCTATTTGACCCAACAAATGGAATGGGAGCAAAAATACAAGGATCAAGTGGCCAGTCTGTTGAGCAACTATGGAAACATTCAATTGGATGTGAATGTTGAACTCGATCCAACACTAGAGGAAGAGTCCGAAAAGCTGTCCTACGATCCAACGGCGGTCTCAGTTCAATCCTCGACGAGTCGCAAGGATGTGGAGAACCAACGGGCTTCCCCCGGGGGACGTCCCGGCGCTTATCCCAATGAAGTTACGACCAATGGAGCGGCCAGTCTCACGGCGTCCGCCCTCGACCAATCCTCCAAAACCAAAGAATCCGAAGAAAACGAGAAGCGAATTGCAGGGCACGAGGCAACTCGCAAGCGCATGGCGGGACTCGTTCCACGCAAGGTATCGGTGTTTGTTGGCGTGCCA
Coding sequences within it:
- the fliE gene encoding flagellar hook-basal body complex protein FliE encodes the protein MHSIGSNLTPRMELPLSSRLMHSEAVKQSDRPSSFPDLLMSGVSQVNSMQHDADSQVHEMLTGGDVSQVEVLTAVQKADMAFRMLVQVRNKLMSAYEEIQAIRI